From Rhodothermales bacterium, a single genomic window includes:
- a CDS encoding sigma-70 family RNA polymerase sigma factor — protein sequence MQAETPRRPQADVPEQELIDRLRAGDRRAFRDLIGRHQDHVTFTVVSMIGRTEEVDDVVQDVFVRFYESLDRYRGDASLTTYLKRIAVNRSLDALRRRKRWQLRFTSRDDERHPLPEPVSEDARGIEHTERAALVHRAIATLPDKHKAVVVLRLLEGYSTEETADMLQIAYGTVLSRLSRATSTLKHALQGLLHDAR from the coding sequence TTGCAAGCAGAAACGCCACGTCGTCCCCAGGCGGACGTGCCTGAACAGGAGTTGATCGACCGGCTGCGAGCCGGCGACCGACGCGCGTTTCGCGACCTCATCGGGCGCCACCAGGACCACGTGACGTTCACGGTGGTCTCGATGATCGGCCGGACGGAGGAAGTCGACGACGTGGTGCAGGACGTGTTTGTCCGGTTCTACGAGTCGCTGGATCGGTATCGCGGCGACGCGAGCCTGACGACGTACCTGAAACGGATCGCCGTGAACCGCTCGCTGGATGCCTTGCGCCGGCGCAAGCGCTGGCAGCTCCGCTTCACCAGCCGCGACGACGAACGACACCCCCTGCCCGAACCGGTTTCGGAGGACGCCCGGGGGATCGAACACACCGAACGAGCCGCGCTGGTCCACCGCGCCATCGCGACGCTGCCGGACAAGCACAAGGCGGTGGTCGTTCTCCGGCTGCTCGAAGGCTATTCCACCGAGGAGACGGCGGACATGCTGCAGATAGCGTATGGCACGGTGCTCTCGCGATTGAGCCGCGCCACTTCTACATTAAAGCATGCGTTGCAGGGACTCCTGCACGATGCACGATGA